The proteins below are encoded in one region of Doryrhamphus excisus isolate RoL2022-K1 chromosome 4, RoL_Dexc_1.0, whole genome shotgun sequence:
- the erap1b gene encoding endoplasmic reticulum aminopeptidase 1b isoform X4, with product MHVALLVLFVYLGSLLGAHLPYKNPGDITGAHPFPWDQMRLPKTVFPVHYEITIHPNLTTLDFTGVVRIQLDVRNDTNTIVLHAKQLKTFNVKLWTPESVTALRVLENPYYQQIALLSDEVLTKGKYYEVQLEFSAKLSDSYHGFYKSSYRTSSGEVRILASTQFQATFARTVFPCFDEPAFKANFTISIIREPRHIAISNMPKTKTVQLPGNMLEDLFGTTVKMSTYLVAFIVSDFESVSRNTQHGVKISVYTVPEKINQTGFALDVAAKLLDFFSSYFNIAYPLPKQDLAAIPGFQAGAMENWGLTTYGEAALLYDPDQSSVSDKLQIAKIIAHELAHQWFGNLVTMEWWNDLWLNEGFAKFMELISLDVTYPELQANNLFLGNCYNVMEIDSLSLSHPISTSVETLTEIQEMFDELSYDKGACILNMIKDFLTPEAFEVGIIRYLKRYSYRNTVSSNLWESLIDYTDKFNVKTIMDTWTLQQGFPLVSVTVRSRKVKLTQERYLKIADTTSSKELKWSIPLTYKTSASNITQHHLMKSKADMLRLPDEVEWLKFNVDMSGYYIVHYTNDGWRSIIKLLQNNHMALSGKDRASLIHDVFLLASIGKVGLETALDLSTYLSKETDIVAIYIVELFKGLINQQKWDDSGTVSQRMLRSNLLLFACVRNFTPCVTTASQLFNMWKASDGNMSLPVDVTMAVYAVGAQTSEGWDFLFEKYRRSVQMSVKSRIKTALTLTPLHHKLQWMLEQSLLGEVIKTEELPDVMISVSRNPQGDKLAWDFIQANWQTLIQKFGLDSSSIMQMVTGVTCHYSTMEMLESTGRCVPLPDSSTITLDAEGTPEERRLLASRSDLTSISNTKKHVYQKHSSARDFPGHLRHRPPHHVLHHLLQGVQPPKAGAD from the exons ATGCACGTAGCTTTGCTGGTGCTGTTTGTTTACTTGGGTTCCTTGTTGGGAGCACATCTACCATATAAAAACCCAGGTGACATCACCGGTGCTCACCCCTTCCCTTGGGACCAGATGAGACTCCCCAAAACGGTCTTCCCTGTCCACTATGAAATAACCATTCACCCCAACTTGACCACCTTGGACTTCACGGGTGTTGTTCGCATCCAGCTGGATGTACGTAACGATACCAACACAATTGTTCTCCACGCCAAGCAGTTGAAGACCTTCAATGTGAAACTCTGGACACCGGAGAGTGTGACGGCTCTGCGGGTTCTGGAAAATCCTTATTATCAGCAAATTGCCTTGCTCTCAGACGAGGTGTTGACCAAAGGGAAGTACTACGAGGTGCAGTTGGAGTTTTCCGCCAAGCTTTCCGACAGCTATCATGGGTTTTATAAGAGCAGCTACCGTACAAGCAGTGGAGAAGTCCG GATCCTAGCATCCACGCAGTTTCAAGCGACCTTTGCCCGAACTGTCTTCCCTTGTTTTGACGAGCCCGCCTTCAAAGCCAACTTCACAATCTCCATCATTCGAGAGCCGCGTCACATCGCCATATCCAACATGCCTAAG acaaaaacagtacagtTGCCTGGAAATATGCTTGAGGACCTCTTTGGCACCACAGTAAAGATGAGCACATACTTGGTGGCCTTCATTGTGTCTGACTTTGAATCTGTGAGCAGGAACACCCAGCACGGCGTTAAG ATTTCCGTGTACACTGTACCTGAGAAAATCAACCAGACAGGCTTCGCACTGGATGTTGCTGCCAAGCTGCTGGATTTCTTCAGCAGTTACTTCAATATTGCTTATCCGCTGCCGAAACAGG ACTTGGCTGCTATCCCTGGCTTCCAAGCAGGAGCGATGGAGAACTGGGGCCTGACTACCTACGGAGAGGCAGCCCTTCTCTATGACCCCGACCAATCATCCGTCTCAGACAAACTGCAGATCGCCAAGATCATTGCTCATGAACTTGCACACCAG TGGTTTGGCAACTTAGTGACAATGGAGTGGTGGAATGACCTGTGGCTCAATGAGGGTTTTGCCAAGTTTATGGAGTTAATTTCTCTCGATGTCACCTATCCGGAGTTGCAGGCG AATAACTTATTCTTGGGGAACTGTTACAATGTCATGGAGATTGACAGTCTCAGCTTATCCCATCCCATCTCCACCTCTGTGGAAACCCTCACAGAGATCCAAGAAATGTTTGACGAGCTGTCTTACGACAAG GGAGCGTGCATTCTGAATATGATAAAAGACTTCCTGACACCCGAGGCTTTTGAGGTCGGGATCATCCGCTACTTGAAGCGATACAGCTACCGAAACACTGTCAGCAGCAACCTGTGGGAAAGCCTGATTGAT TATACTGACAAGTTCAATGTCAAGACCATCATGGACACGTGGACGCTGCAGCAGGGCTTCCCGCTGGTCAGTGTGACCGTCAGATCCCGCAAAGTCAAGCTCACTCAGGAGCGCTACCTGAAAATAGCGGACACCACCTCCTCTAAAGA GTTGAAATGGTCAATCCCTCTTACCTACAAGACGAGTGCCtccaacataacacaacaccACCTGATGAAATCAAAAGCGG ACATGCTGCGCTTACCAGATGAAGTTGAGTGGTTGAAATTCAACGTGGACATGAGTGGCTACTACATTGTCCACTATACCAATGACGGTTGGCGCTCCATTATTAAACTGCTGCAGAACAATCACATGGCGCTCAGCGGCAAAGACCGAGCCAGCCTCATACACGACGTCTTCCTGCTAGCCAG CATTGGGAAGGTTGGCCTGGAAACTGCTCTTGACCTGTCTACGTATCTTTCCAAAGAGACTGACATCGTGGCT ATTTACATTGTGGAACTCTTCAAGGGCTTGATCAACCAACAGAAGTGGGATGACTCGGGTACTGTGTCACAGCGAATGCTGCGCAGCAACCTGCTGCTCTTTGCCTGCGTCAGGAACTTCACTCCTTGCGTAACTACAGCCAGCCAGCTGTTCAACATGTGGAAAGCCTCGGATGGCAacatgag CCTCCCCGTTGATGTCACCATGGCTGTGTACGCTGTCGGGGCTCAAACATCGGAAGGGTGGGATTTCCTGTTTGAGAAGTACCGCCGGTCTGTGCAAATGTCCGTTAAAAGTCGCATAAAGACTGCCTTGACTTTAACCCCACTACATCATAAGCTCCAGTG GATGTTGGAGCAGTCTCTCCTTGGTgaggtaataaaaactgaagAGCTTCCAGATGTGATGATCTCCGTCAGCAGGAACCCCCAAGGTGACAAACTAGCATGGGACTTCATCCAAGCCAACTGGCAGACCTTGATCCAAAA GTTTGGACTTGACTCCTCCTCTATCATGCAAATGGTTACGGGAGTGACCTGCCATTACTCCACAATGGAAATGCTGGAGTCG
- the erap1b gene encoding endoplasmic reticulum aminopeptidase 1b isoform X5, producing MHVALLVLFVYLGSLLGAHLPYKNPGDITGAHPFPWDQMRLPKTVFPVHYEITIHPNLTTLDFTGVVRIQLDVRNDTNTIVLHAKQLKTFNVKLWTPESVTALRVLENPYYQQIALLSDEVLTKGKYYEVQLEFSAKLSDSYHGFYKSSYRTSSGEVRILASTQFQATFARTVFPCFDEPAFKANFTISIIREPRHIAISNMPKTKTVQLPGNMLEDLFGTTVKMSTYLVAFIVSDFESVSRNTQHGVKISVYTVPEKINQTGFALDVAAKLLDFFSSYFNIAYPLPKQDLAAIPGFQAGAMENWGLTTYGEAALLYDPDQSSVSDKLQIAKIIAHELAHQWFGNLVTMEWWNDLWLNEGFAKFMELISLDVTYPELQANNLFLGNCYNVMEIDSLSLSHPISTSVETLTEIQEMFDELSYDKGACILNMIKDFLTPEAFEVGIIRYLKRYSYRNTVSSNLWESLIDYTDKFNVKTIMDTWTLQQGFPLVSVTVRSRKVKLTQERYLKIADTTSSKELKWSIPLTYKTSASNITQHHLMKSKADMLRLPDEVEWLKFNVDMSGYYIVHYTNDGWRSIIKLLQNNHMALSGKDRASLIHDVFLLASIGKVGLETALDLSTYLSKETDIVAVSQGLGQLLLIYKLIEKRKIGHLEKSMKIYIVELFKGLINQQKWDDSGTVSQRMLRSNLLLFACVRNFTPCVTTASQLFNMWKASDGNMSLPVDVTMAVYAVGAQTSEGWDFLFEKYRRSVQMSVKSRIKTALTLTPLHHKLQWMLEQSLLGEVIKTEELPDVMISVSRNPQGDKLAWDFIQANWQTLIQKFGLDSSSIMQMVTGVTCHYSTMEMLESAGVCRSLTAAQSH from the exons ATGCACGTAGCTTTGCTGGTGCTGTTTGTTTACTTGGGTTCCTTGTTGGGAGCACATCTACCATATAAAAACCCAGGTGACATCACCGGTGCTCACCCCTTCCCTTGGGACCAGATGAGACTCCCCAAAACGGTCTTCCCTGTCCACTATGAAATAACCATTCACCCCAACTTGACCACCTTGGACTTCACGGGTGTTGTTCGCATCCAGCTGGATGTACGTAACGATACCAACACAATTGTTCTCCACGCCAAGCAGTTGAAGACCTTCAATGTGAAACTCTGGACACCGGAGAGTGTGACGGCTCTGCGGGTTCTGGAAAATCCTTATTATCAGCAAATTGCCTTGCTCTCAGACGAGGTGTTGACCAAAGGGAAGTACTACGAGGTGCAGTTGGAGTTTTCCGCCAAGCTTTCCGACAGCTATCATGGGTTTTATAAGAGCAGCTACCGTACAAGCAGTGGAGAAGTCCG GATCCTAGCATCCACGCAGTTTCAAGCGACCTTTGCCCGAACTGTCTTCCCTTGTTTTGACGAGCCCGCCTTCAAAGCCAACTTCACAATCTCCATCATTCGAGAGCCGCGTCACATCGCCATATCCAACATGCCTAAG acaaaaacagtacagtTGCCTGGAAATATGCTTGAGGACCTCTTTGGCACCACAGTAAAGATGAGCACATACTTGGTGGCCTTCATTGTGTCTGACTTTGAATCTGTGAGCAGGAACACCCAGCACGGCGTTAAG ATTTCCGTGTACACTGTACCTGAGAAAATCAACCAGACAGGCTTCGCACTGGATGTTGCTGCCAAGCTGCTGGATTTCTTCAGCAGTTACTTCAATATTGCTTATCCGCTGCCGAAACAGG ACTTGGCTGCTATCCCTGGCTTCCAAGCAGGAGCGATGGAGAACTGGGGCCTGACTACCTACGGAGAGGCAGCCCTTCTCTATGACCCCGACCAATCATCCGTCTCAGACAAACTGCAGATCGCCAAGATCATTGCTCATGAACTTGCACACCAG TGGTTTGGCAACTTAGTGACAATGGAGTGGTGGAATGACCTGTGGCTCAATGAGGGTTTTGCCAAGTTTATGGAGTTAATTTCTCTCGATGTCACCTATCCGGAGTTGCAGGCG AATAACTTATTCTTGGGGAACTGTTACAATGTCATGGAGATTGACAGTCTCAGCTTATCCCATCCCATCTCCACCTCTGTGGAAACCCTCACAGAGATCCAAGAAATGTTTGACGAGCTGTCTTACGACAAG GGAGCGTGCATTCTGAATATGATAAAAGACTTCCTGACACCCGAGGCTTTTGAGGTCGGGATCATCCGCTACTTGAAGCGATACAGCTACCGAAACACTGTCAGCAGCAACCTGTGGGAAAGCCTGATTGAT TATACTGACAAGTTCAATGTCAAGACCATCATGGACACGTGGACGCTGCAGCAGGGCTTCCCGCTGGTCAGTGTGACCGTCAGATCCCGCAAAGTCAAGCTCACTCAGGAGCGCTACCTGAAAATAGCGGACACCACCTCCTCTAAAGA GTTGAAATGGTCAATCCCTCTTACCTACAAGACGAGTGCCtccaacataacacaacaccACCTGATGAAATCAAAAGCGG ACATGCTGCGCTTACCAGATGAAGTTGAGTGGTTGAAATTCAACGTGGACATGAGTGGCTACTACATTGTCCACTATACCAATGACGGTTGGCGCTCCATTATTAAACTGCTGCAGAACAATCACATGGCGCTCAGCGGCAAAGACCGAGCCAGCCTCATACACGACGTCTTCCTGCTAGCCAG CATTGGGAAGGTTGGCCTGGAAACTGCTCTTGACCTGTCTACGTATCTTTCCAAAGAGACTGACATCGTGGCTGTGAGTCAGGGCCTCGGACAACTCTTACTTATCTATAAACTGATAGAGAAGAGAAAAATTGGTCATCTCGAAAAAAGCATGAAG ATTTACATTGTGGAACTCTTCAAGGGCTTGATCAACCAACAGAAGTGGGATGACTCGGGTACTGTGTCACAGCGAATGCTGCGCAGCAACCTGCTGCTCTTTGCCTGCGTCAGGAACTTCACTCCTTGCGTAACTACAGCCAGCCAGCTGTTCAACATGTGGAAAGCCTCGGATGGCAacatgag CCTCCCCGTTGATGTCACCATGGCTGTGTACGCTGTCGGGGCTCAAACATCGGAAGGGTGGGATTTCCTGTTTGAGAAGTACCGCCGGTCTGTGCAAATGTCCGTTAAAAGTCGCATAAAGACTGCCTTGACTTTAACCCCACTACATCATAAGCTCCAGTG GATGTTGGAGCAGTCTCTCCTTGGTgaggtaataaaaactgaagAGCTTCCAGATGTGATGATCTCCGTCAGCAGGAACCCCCAAGGTGACAAACTAGCATGGGACTTCATCCAAGCCAACTGGCAGACCTTGATCCAAAA GTTTGGACTTGACTCCTCCTCTATCATGCAAATGGTTACGGGAGTGACCTGCCATTACTCCACAATGGAAATGCTGGAGTCG